A region of Kribbella sp. NBC_01245 DNA encodes the following proteins:
- a CDS encoding YciI family protein: MLYVVIAYDGTEPGTFERRMLVRPAHMANGEKMMQDGSFLFGGGILDGAGKMAGGVLIVDFESRAEIDEWLANEPYILNKVWNRVEVHPFLVPPQFLSLFPKYRPEPVAG; this comes from the coding sequence ATGCTCTACGTAGTGATCGCGTACGACGGCACCGAGCCGGGCACCTTCGAACGCCGGATGCTGGTCCGGCCCGCGCACATGGCCAATGGCGAGAAGATGATGCAGGACGGGTCGTTCCTGTTCGGCGGCGGCATTCTCGACGGCGCCGGGAAGATGGCCGGCGGTGTCCTGATCGTCGATTTCGAGAGCCGTGCGGAGATCGACGAGTGGCTCGCGAACGAGCCCTACATCCTCAACAAGGTCTGGAACCGGGTGGAGGTCCATCCGTTCCTGGTTCCGCCGCAGTTCCTCAGTCTGTTCCCCAAGTACCGGCCCGAGCCGGTCGCCGGTTAG
- a CDS encoding methyltransferase domain-containing protein, which translates to MPQLTEATSDPEKVRLERIAALTDPATIRYLEAIGVKEGWTCAEVGAGAGSIAQWLSNRVGHFGKVHAIDTEPSYMDGITAPNLEVREQDITTTPLDEGTYDLVHCKILLMHLADRERVLGEFVRALKPGGYLLVEEADIRSIQRVDPPSPLLTRAAAALETFFYFGGADPGYGMKLLPAVRRTGLKVLGTDCQLTAVQAGTPEVATISMSLAKLAPMIVTAGLMGQKEVEAAFDQLEQPSDTVIYTPTTVSVWGQRSDD; encoded by the coding sequence GTGCCGCAGCTGACCGAAGCCACGTCAGACCCCGAGAAGGTCCGCCTCGAGCGGATCGCCGCCCTCACCGACCCGGCCACCATCCGCTACCTCGAGGCGATCGGGGTGAAGGAGGGCTGGACCTGTGCCGAAGTCGGAGCCGGCGCCGGCTCGATCGCCCAATGGCTGTCGAACCGGGTGGGCCATTTCGGCAAGGTCCACGCCATCGACACCGAGCCGAGCTACATGGACGGGATCACCGCGCCCAACCTGGAGGTGCGCGAGCAGGACATCACCACGACGCCGCTGGACGAGGGTACGTACGACCTTGTCCACTGCAAGATCCTGCTGATGCACCTCGCGGACCGCGAGCGGGTCCTCGGCGAGTTCGTCCGGGCGCTCAAGCCGGGCGGTTATCTCCTGGTCGAGGAGGCGGACATCCGCAGCATCCAGCGCGTCGATCCGCCGTCGCCGCTGCTCACCCGGGCAGCTGCCGCGCTGGAGACGTTCTTCTACTTCGGCGGGGCCGACCCGGGCTACGGGATGAAGCTGCTCCCGGCGGTACGCCGTACCGGGCTCAAGGTGCTGGGCACCGACTGCCAGTTGACCGCCGTCCAGGCCGGGACCCCGGAGGTCGCCACCATCTCGATGAGCCTGGCGAAGCTGGCTCCGATGATCGTCACGGCCGGCCTGATGGGCCAGAAGGAGGTCGAGGCCGCGTTCGACCAGCTCGAGCAGCCCTCGGACACCGTCATCTACACGCCGACCACGGTGTCGGTGTGGGGCCAGCGCAGCGACGACTAG
- a CDS encoding cation:proton antiporter — translation MTQSELAIHFFLQLAIILAVCRVVGLLARRIGQPQVVGEMIAGVLLGPSLFGLLAPHWQQELFPKGPAMTILYAASQVGLVLYMFLIGLDFDTNLIRHRVPSAISISVAGVTMPLVLGSLVALLLIKDEGRFFAGGVKTWQAMLFMGAAIAITAFPMLARIIFERRLSGTSLGTLALAAGATDDAISWCLFAVVMAVFKHDPMIAVLAIGGGLVYVLTVLTVGRRLLHRFIGDRAERQGGVSSPMFAVILMLLMCAAWFTDFVGIYAIFGAFVLGVAMPRGVVATEVRRSLEPLVTNFLLPLFFVFSGLNTQIGLVNSVGLLAIGLLILAASVLGKGVACYFAARLNKEPQREALAIGSLMNARGLMELILLNLGLQAGLITPTLFTLLVMMAIITTLMATPLFQQFYGRFRKLPKVTSVNAGAAPNVVVNGNVPADLAPATRGAER, via the coding sequence ATGACTCAATCAGAGTTGGCCATCCACTTCTTCCTTCAACTGGCGATCATCCTGGCCGTCTGCCGGGTGGTCGGCCTGCTGGCCCGCAGGATCGGGCAGCCGCAGGTCGTCGGCGAGATGATCGCCGGAGTCCTGCTCGGACCCTCGCTGTTCGGGCTGCTCGCACCGCACTGGCAGCAGGAGCTGTTCCCCAAGGGCCCGGCGATGACGATCCTCTACGCGGCCAGTCAGGTCGGGTTGGTGCTGTACATGTTCCTGATCGGCCTGGACTTCGACACGAACCTGATCAGGCACCGGGTGCCGAGCGCGATCTCGATCTCGGTGGCCGGAGTCACCATGCCGCTGGTTCTCGGGTCCCTCGTCGCGCTGCTGCTGATCAAGGACGAGGGGAGGTTCTTCGCCGGTGGCGTGAAGACCTGGCAGGCGATGCTGTTCATGGGAGCGGCCATCGCGATCACCGCGTTCCCGATGCTCGCCCGGATCATCTTCGAACGCCGTCTCTCCGGTACGTCGCTCGGCACGCTCGCGCTGGCCGCCGGTGCGACCGACGACGCGATCTCGTGGTGCCTGTTCGCCGTCGTGATGGCCGTGTTCAAGCACGACCCGATGATCGCCGTTCTCGCCATCGGCGGCGGCCTCGTGTACGTGCTCACCGTCCTCACCGTTGGGCGGCGCCTGCTGCACCGCTTCATCGGCGACCGCGCCGAGCGGCAGGGAGGTGTCAGTTCCCCGATGTTCGCCGTGATCCTGATGCTGCTGATGTGTGCGGCCTGGTTCACCGACTTCGTCGGCATCTATGCGATCTTCGGTGCCTTCGTCCTCGGCGTAGCGATGCCGCGGGGTGTGGTCGCGACGGAGGTTCGCCGGTCGCTGGAACCGCTCGTGACGAACTTCCTGCTGCCGTTGTTCTTCGTCTTCTCCGGGCTGAACACCCAGATCGGACTGGTCAACAGCGTGGGGCTGCTCGCGATCGGACTGCTGATCCTGGCTGCGTCCGTGCTCGGAAAGGGTGTCGCCTGCTACTTCGCGGCCCGCCTGAACAAGGAACCGCAGCGTGAGGCGCTCGCGATCGGGAGCCTGATGAACGCACGCGGCCTGATGGAGCTCATCCTGCTCAACCTCGGGTTGCAGGCCGGCCTGATCACACCGACCCTGTTCACGCTCCTGGTGATGATGGCCATCATCACGACGTTGATGGCCACGCCACTCTTCCAGCAGTTCTACGGCCGGTTCCGGAAGCTGCCGAAGGTCACCTCGGTGAACGCCGGCGCTGCTCCCAATGTCGTTGTCAACGGCAACGTTCCGGCTGATCTCGCTCCGGCGACGAGGGGAGCAGAACGATGA
- a CDS encoding DUF1702 family protein — protein MSLLGTLLRPVFEVTPTDVPVLTSGDGPTAERLSKVVFTVTECCELTLVTRRHKLVAKLDAYPEELLGFAYEGAGVGLAALDDLLRWKQRTRSFVDGPARDYVFAVYLGAGMGLARLRRNPEPFRRRLDDPVMGWAVLDGYGFHEGFFAYRRHVQERATPRHLSGYGLRVFDHGLGRGLWFATGADAKRVHATIDGFPPYRQGDLWAGIGLGCGYTGGVDEQVLDTLRTLAGRHLPRLAEGVVVAARARHQVGNPGDTVELASGVICGLSSQEAAEIARNALDDLPTDDIEPAYELWRQRIRSQFPNPS, from the coding sequence ATGAGTCTCTTGGGAACCTTGCTGCGACCGGTCTTCGAGGTCACTCCGACCGATGTCCCGGTACTTACCAGCGGAGACGGCCCGACGGCCGAACGGCTGAGCAAGGTGGTGTTCACCGTCACCGAGTGCTGCGAACTAACCCTGGTGACGCGGCGCCACAAGCTGGTGGCCAAGCTCGACGCGTACCCGGAGGAACTACTCGGGTTCGCCTACGAAGGCGCGGGTGTCGGGCTGGCCGCACTCGACGACTTACTGCGGTGGAAGCAGCGCACCCGATCGTTTGTCGACGGACCCGCGCGCGACTACGTCTTCGCGGTCTACCTCGGTGCCGGCATGGGCCTGGCCCGGCTGCGCCGCAATCCCGAGCCGTTCCGCCGTCGGCTCGACGACCCGGTGATGGGCTGGGCAGTGCTCGACGGGTACGGCTTCCACGAAGGCTTCTTCGCCTACCGCCGGCACGTGCAGGAGCGTGCCACGCCGCGACACCTCAGCGGCTACGGCCTACGGGTTTTCGACCACGGTCTCGGGCGTGGCCTCTGGTTCGCGACCGGCGCTGATGCCAAGCGGGTCCACGCCACGATCGACGGGTTCCCGCCGTACCGCCAGGGCGATCTGTGGGCCGGGATCGGGCTGGGCTGCGGGTACACCGGCGGTGTCGACGAGCAGGTGCTCGACACCTTGCGCACGCTGGCCGGCCGGCATCTGCCGCGGCTGGCCGAGGGGGTCGTCGTGGCCGCCCGCGCGCGCCATCAGGTCGGCAACCCGGGCGACACCGTCGAACTCGCCTCCGGCGTGATCTGCGGACTGAGCAGTCAGGAAGCCGCCGAGATCGCCCGGAACGCACTGGACGATCTCCCGACCGACGACATCGAACCCGCCTACGAGCTCTGGCGGCAGCGCATCCGCTCCCAGTTCCCGAATCCGTCCTAG
- a CDS encoding DUF1702 family protein, which produces MSQLLSRLRRAVMGVPDREATGFSRGDTPNWNHLKTVVRSAVGGYHAVLDGHRLDKLVPRLDETPLELRGYAYEGAAMGLTGMDLFLPGSRLQRYIDGPGRPHIYMVHIGAGEALARLKRKPEPFLAKLPDPALRWLAMDGYGFHEGFFKPARFVQAKRVPSHLSPFGRRVFDQGVGRSIWFASGADVGEITRTIAAFPAHRHADLWLGVGVACGYVGGVDRATVEQLRDAAGRHLARVAVGTAFVAKGRIRAGNPIPGTELACEVLCGMTSRKAAEHVDEAFRNLPDSAARPAYGVLQDRLEAVFSPAEQSLGEPA; this is translated from the coding sequence ATGAGCCAGCTCCTTAGCCGGTTGCGAAGAGCGGTCATGGGTGTGCCGGATCGCGAAGCCACCGGGTTCAGTCGCGGCGACACGCCGAACTGGAATCACCTGAAGACCGTGGTCCGGTCGGCTGTCGGCGGATACCACGCGGTGCTGGACGGCCACCGGCTGGACAAGCTGGTCCCGCGACTGGACGAGACCCCGCTGGAGTTACGCGGCTATGCCTACGAGGGCGCGGCCATGGGCCTGACCGGGATGGACCTGTTCCTGCCTGGGTCCCGGCTGCAGCGGTACATCGATGGGCCCGGCCGCCCGCACATTTACATGGTGCACATCGGCGCGGGCGAGGCGTTGGCCAGGCTGAAGCGTAAGCCGGAGCCTTTCCTGGCCAAGTTGCCCGACCCTGCCCTGCGCTGGTTGGCGATGGACGGGTACGGCTTCCACGAGGGCTTCTTCAAGCCGGCCAGGTTCGTCCAGGCGAAGCGGGTCCCGTCCCACCTGTCACCCTTCGGCCGACGCGTCTTCGACCAGGGCGTCGGACGCAGCATCTGGTTCGCCTCGGGCGCGGACGTCGGCGAGATCACGCGGACGATCGCGGCCTTTCCGGCGCACCGGCACGCGGACCTCTGGCTCGGCGTCGGTGTCGCCTGCGGGTACGTCGGCGGCGTCGACCGGGCCACGGTCGAGCAACTGCGCGACGCCGCGGGCCGGCATCTCGCCCGCGTCGCGGTCGGGACGGCGTTCGTCGCCAAGGGCAGGATCCGCGCGGGCAACCCGATTCCTGGCACGGAGCTCGCGTGCGAGGTGCTGTGCGGCATGACGAGCCGAAAGGCGGCCGAGCACGTGGACGAGGCGTTCCGGAATCTGCCGGACAGCGCGGCCCGGCCGGCGTACGGCGTACTTCAGGACCGGCTGGAGGCCGTTTTCAGTCCCGCCGAGCAGAGTCTAGGGGAGCCGGCATGA
- a CDS encoding TfoX/Sxy family protein, with translation MAYDQDLADRIREALAGRSVREVSMFGGLTFMVNDKMTATANTHGDLMIRCDPSRAEDLLARDGADWPEMRGRKMSKGWIVVDAERVESDKILESWLEEALDYNEKVTGSGD, from the coding sequence ATGGCGTACGACCAGGATCTCGCAGACCGTATTCGCGAAGCCCTCGCCGGGCGGTCGGTGCGGGAAGTGAGCATGTTCGGCGGCCTGACCTTCATGGTCAACGACAAGATGACCGCGACCGCGAACACCCATGGCGATCTGATGATCCGGTGCGACCCGTCGCGGGCGGAGGACCTGCTCGCGCGGGACGGTGCGGACTGGCCAGAAATGCGTGGCCGCAAGATGAGCAAGGGCTGGATCGTCGTCGACGCGGAGCGCGTCGAGTCCGACAAGATCCTGGAGTCCTGGCTCGAGGAGGCCCTCGACTACAACGAGAAGGTGACCGGAAGTGGCGACTAG
- a CDS encoding MFS transporter yields MNTTSRRTGLLTLLVTSLGSFMVLLDGSIIFVALHEIQKDLGGELSQLQWTVDAYTLPFAALMLTAGTLGDRLGRKKVFLTGLVLFVLGSVLCGFAPSVGLLILGRVVQGLGAAAISTGSLSLLVSTFTDPPGRAKAIGIWTAVSGVSIALGPLLGGILIESFNWQAIFLLNVPIGIIALLLGVPRLIDSRNPAARNVDLPGQVLAAAGLFCLVLGLIEAGREGWGSPQILALLVGAVVLLGGFLAVELRSQEPLLPLELFRNRTFATACLIASLLGFVIVGVMFFMAQYFQAVQQHDALSTGLRLLPLTLGIFFLSPPASRIAGKAGPRIPIMVGAVLATVGFLLLSTIEPTSGFGSVWWKLGLVGIGIGCMFAPLTLAVMASTPPQRAGLGSSMINTTRITGFTAGAAVLGTIVVSQTAGPLAGGPAAAQQALVDAFHTVFYICAGCTILAFVVAATTMVRGRLPGPGQAPGRVVAAPGDSQAAVSPQG; encoded by the coding sequence ATGAACACCACCTCACGCCGTACCGGATTATTGACCTTGCTGGTCACCAGTCTGGGATCCTTCATGGTCCTCCTGGACGGGTCGATCATCTTCGTGGCCCTGCACGAGATCCAGAAGGATCTTGGCGGCGAGTTGTCCCAGTTGCAGTGGACTGTGGACGCGTACACCCTTCCGTTCGCGGCTCTGATGCTGACCGCCGGAACCCTCGGCGACCGGCTGGGCCGGAAGAAGGTCTTCCTGACCGGCCTTGTCCTGTTCGTGCTCGGATCGGTCCTGTGCGGTTTCGCGCCGTCGGTCGGTCTGCTCATCCTCGGGCGGGTCGTGCAGGGGCTCGGCGCCGCCGCGATCAGCACCGGCAGCCTGTCGCTGCTGGTGTCGACGTTCACCGACCCGCCAGGGCGGGCCAAGGCCATCGGCATTTGGACCGCGGTGTCCGGAGTCTCGATCGCCCTCGGTCCGCTGCTGGGCGGCATCCTCATCGAGTCGTTCAACTGGCAGGCGATCTTTCTGCTGAACGTGCCGATCGGCATCATCGCGCTGCTCCTCGGCGTACCGCGCCTGATCGATTCCAGGAACCCGGCCGCACGCAACGTCGACCTGCCGGGCCAGGTACTGGCTGCGGCTGGGTTGTTCTGCCTGGTGCTGGGTCTGATCGAGGCCGGGCGGGAGGGCTGGGGTTCGCCGCAGATTCTGGCGCTGCTGGTCGGCGCGGTCGTACTGCTGGGCGGGTTCCTGGCCGTGGAGCTGCGCAGCCAGGAACCGTTGCTGCCGCTCGAACTGTTCCGGAATCGCACCTTCGCGACAGCCTGCCTGATCGCGTCCCTGCTCGGGTTCGTGATCGTCGGCGTGATGTTCTTCATGGCGCAGTACTTCCAGGCCGTGCAGCAGCACGATGCCCTCTCGACCGGTCTGCGACTGCTGCCGCTGACGCTGGGCATCTTCTTCCTGTCGCCGCCGGCCAGTCGGATCGCGGGCAAGGCCGGTCCGCGGATCCCGATCATGGTCGGTGCGGTGCTGGCGACAGTCGGCTTCCTCCTGCTGTCGACGATCGAACCCACTTCCGGCTTCGGCAGCGTCTGGTGGAAGCTCGGTCTGGTCGGTATCGGCATCGGCTGCATGTTTGCTCCGCTGACCCTGGCGGTGATGGCGTCGACGCCGCCGCAGCGCGCAGGGCTCGGCTCGTCGATGATCAACACCACCCGGATCACCGGCTTCACGGCTGGGGCGGCCGTGCTCGGCACGATCGTCGTCAGTCAGACCGCCGGACCCCTCGCGGGCGGTCCGGCGGCGGCGCAGCAAGCGTTGGTGGACGCCTTCCACACCGTGTTCTACATCTGCGCGGGTTGCACGATTCTCGCCTTCGTCGTCGCGGCGACCACGATGGTTCGTGGCCGGCTGCCCGGGCCGGGGCAGGCTCCCGGCCGCGTCGTGGCCGCGCCGGGCGACAGCCAGGCGGCGGTCTCGCCGCAGGGGTGA
- a CDS encoding SCP2 sterol-binding domain-containing protein has product MTMTVGELFEALSTRFDSDAAAGLNRTLQWKITDEDPGVWAFEITDGQGRLIPGGVDAPDTTFTTTGETWMAIAEGRQDAMRAFMTGKLKVKGDMMLAMKVPKLFRTGF; this is encoded by the coding sequence ATGACCATGACCGTCGGAGAACTCTTCGAAGCCCTCTCGACCCGGTTCGACAGCGATGCCGCTGCCGGTCTGAACCGGACCCTGCAATGGAAGATCACCGACGAGGACCCGGGAGTCTGGGCCTTCGAGATCACCGACGGCCAGGGCCGCCTCATCCCGGGCGGTGTCGACGCCCCCGACACGACCTTCACCACCACCGGCGAGACCTGGATGGCCATCGCCGAGGGCCGGCAGGACGCGATGCGCGCGTTCATGACCGGGAAGCTGAAGGTCAAGGGGGACATGATGCTCGCGATGAAGGTGCCGAAGCTCTTCCGGACCGGTTTCTGA
- a CDS encoding 4Fe-4S dicluster domain-containing protein: MTYVITQACIGSKDTACWDACPADAIHPSPNKAEFADHEQMYIDPTECIDCGACEPACPVEAIYPEDEVPDEWGDAIALNRDYFASPACNTASN, from the coding sequence ATGACCTACGTGATTACCCAGGCCTGCATCGGGAGCAAGGACACCGCGTGCTGGGATGCCTGCCCGGCCGACGCGATCCATCCAAGCCCGAACAAGGCCGAGTTCGCCGACCACGAGCAGATGTACATCGACCCCACGGAGTGCATCGACTGCGGCGCCTGCGAGCCGGCCTGCCCGGTCGAGGCGATCTACCCCGAGGACGAGGTTCCGGACGAGTGGGGGGACGCGATCGCGCTGAACCGCGACTACTTCGCGAGCCCAGCCTGTAACACAGCGTCGAACTAA
- a CDS encoding DUF1702 family protein: MSTVGRLRRKMFGIPSAKAVFSRPGFAPEAWTRFAPVAVNLMEGYHATLEDPRLSSLQVRLDAVEPEFRGFAYEGAGMGLAALDAVAPWNNRLKTFVEGPGAAHIYPVYVGVGLAYARLRRTPEANLAGLDPLLGWVTADGYGFHEAFFKRRRYVEQHAVPTRLSHYGRRFFDQGIGRALWFSGGASVDRVIRQIAGFPVARHADLWSGVGLASAYGGGADAEELRSLLDRVRLFQPQLARGAATAAWGREHAGNQAAHTDLACQIYCGCSGREAAAALEEAARDLPVISVEPVYEIWRRRTEKSLAA; encoded by the coding sequence ATGAGCACCGTCGGCCGGCTCCGCCGCAAGATGTTCGGGATCCCCTCGGCCAAGGCGGTGTTCTCCCGGCCGGGATTCGCGCCCGAGGCGTGGACGCGGTTCGCCCCGGTGGCAGTGAACCTGATGGAGGGGTACCACGCGACCCTCGAGGATCCGCGGCTGTCGTCACTTCAGGTCCGTCTCGACGCGGTCGAACCGGAGTTCCGCGGCTTCGCCTACGAGGGGGCCGGGATGGGACTCGCGGCTCTCGATGCGGTCGCGCCGTGGAACAACCGGCTCAAGACGTTCGTCGAGGGCCCTGGGGCGGCTCACATCTATCCGGTCTACGTCGGTGTCGGGCTCGCCTACGCACGACTTCGCCGTACGCCGGAGGCCAACCTCGCGGGCCTCGATCCGTTGCTGGGCTGGGTGACCGCGGACGGGTACGGCTTCCACGAGGCCTTCTTCAAGCGGCGCCGGTACGTCGAGCAGCACGCGGTGCCGACCCGGTTGTCGCACTACGGCCGGCGGTTCTTCGACCAGGGGATCGGCCGGGCGCTGTGGTTCTCCGGCGGTGCGTCGGTGGACCGGGTCATCCGGCAGATCGCGGGATTCCCGGTCGCCCGGCACGCCGACTTGTGGAGCGGCGTCGGCCTCGCGTCGGCGTACGGCGGAGGTGCTGACGCCGAGGAACTGCGGTCTCTGCTCGACAGGGTCCGACTGTTCCAGCCGCAACTGGCCCGCGGGGCCGCAACCGCGGCCTGGGGTCGCGAACACGCCGGTAACCAGGCCGCGCACACCGACCTGGCCTGCCAGATCTATTGCGGCTGCAGCGGCCGGGAGGCGGCCGCCGCGCTCGAGGAAGCCGCCCGCGACCTGCCCGTGATCAGTGTCGAACCGGTCTACGAGATCTGGCGCCGGCGTACGGAGAAGAGCCTCGCCGCCTAG
- a CDS encoding NAD(P)/FAD-dependent oxidoreductase, with product MYDAIVVGARVAGAPTAMLLAKKGYRVLLLDRATFPSDTVSTHMITVEGSAYLRRWGLLGQIEASGCPPVRNIVLDLNFERYGHFTLTGFPYPDEDGFGAIYAPKRTVLDKLLVDAAAAAGVVVREGFSVREVLTDGDRVVGVRGRGPSGITVTEHAKIVIGADGLRSVVAETVGAPEYHVVPPKAFGYYTYWEDVALAGLEFYTRPGSTVIAFPTHGNEAAVFIERPERDFAGFKTDVHARYLETVNEIAPDLGRRIAGGRLVQKLKGAGNRPNFFRRPYGPGWALVGDAGVHKDPITAQGITDAFRDADLLADAIDAGFSGRKPIDTALRTYEYKRNQALKPLYDFIVDHAAMEPFDDAFQDVLAAMRGNQDAINQFFGVIQNTVPWDEFFSPSNLSQLMGLPDADVIAVPMPEELELAEAG from the coding sequence GTGTACGACGCGATCGTGGTCGGTGCCCGGGTTGCCGGCGCCCCGACCGCCATGCTGTTGGCCAAGAAGGGGTACCGGGTGCTGTTGCTGGACCGGGCCACCTTCCCGAGCGACACCGTCTCGACCCACATGATCACCGTGGAGGGCAGCGCGTACTTGAGGCGCTGGGGCCTGCTCGGCCAGATCGAGGCGTCCGGGTGCCCGCCGGTGCGAAACATCGTGCTCGACCTGAATTTCGAGCGGTACGGGCACTTCACGCTCACCGGATTCCCTTACCCCGACGAGGACGGGTTCGGCGCCATCTACGCGCCCAAGCGCACCGTGCTCGACAAGCTGCTCGTCGATGCGGCCGCCGCGGCCGGCGTCGTCGTCCGCGAGGGCTTCTCGGTCCGTGAGGTGCTCACCGACGGGGACCGGGTGGTCGGCGTCCGCGGCCGCGGACCCAGCGGTATCACCGTCACCGAACACGCGAAGATCGTCATCGGTGCCGACGGCCTGCGGTCGGTTGTCGCCGAGACGGTGGGTGCGCCGGAGTACCACGTCGTACCGCCCAAGGCGTTCGGGTACTACACGTACTGGGAGGACGTCGCGCTGGCGGGGCTGGAGTTCTACACCCGGCCCGGGTCCACCGTGATCGCGTTCCCGACCCATGGCAACGAAGCCGCGGTGTTCATCGAGCGGCCCGAGCGTGACTTCGCCGGTTTCAAGACCGACGTACACGCCAGGTATCTCGAGACGGTGAACGAGATCGCGCCGGACCTCGGCCGGCGGATCGCGGGCGGGCGGCTGGTGCAGAAGCTGAAGGGCGCGGGCAACCGCCCGAACTTCTTCCGGCGGCCGTACGGTCCCGGCTGGGCACTGGTCGGCGATGCGGGCGTCCACAAGGACCCGATCACTGCCCAGGGCATCACCGACGCGTTCCGAGACGCCGACCTGCTCGCCGATGCGATCGACGCCGGCTTCTCCGGGCGCAAGCCGATCGACACGGCACTGCGGACCTACGAGTACAAGCGCAACCAGGCGCTCAAGCCGCTGTACGACTTCATCGTCGACCACGCCGCGATGGAGCCCTTCGACGACGCCTTCCAGGACGTGCTGGCCGCGATGCGCGGTAACCAGGACGCCATCAACCAGTTCTTCGGCGTCATCCAGAACACCGTCCCCTGGGACGAGTTCTTCTCGCCGTCGAACCTGTCGCAGCTGATGGGCCTGCCCGACGCAGACGTCATCGCCGTACCCATGCCGGAAGAACTCGAGCTGGCGGAGGCGGGCTGA
- a CDS encoding DUF1702 family protein encodes MRLPLGKLLKPVFPLSAEAFPTMAAERFGAQEDMDKTWLTFEPVARTLVDTFYTTLDDPRHSVLVPHLESIEPELRGIAYEGAGMGLMLLDSLFPFKKRLPAFIHGPGAPYRCLIYIGAGLVLPRVPISPKRFLAQQDPLLRWLVMDGYGFYQSFFAWQETVEKHQVPRSVRGYAKRGFDQGLGRSLWFSTGANVERIIATINGFPADRQGDIWSGIGLACAYAAGVMDRAAVATLFEAAGRHRSSVAVGSAIASIFREQSGLAAPHTGLACDVIWGKDANAVAAIAHRAGLGLGHDGPDPAYELWRQQIGNAWSCTPVVEPTVTEIGA; translated from the coding sequence ATGAGGCTGCCGCTCGGAAAGCTGCTCAAGCCCGTCTTCCCGTTGTCCGCCGAGGCGTTCCCCACGATGGCCGCCGAGCGGTTCGGCGCCCAGGAGGACATGGACAAGACCTGGCTCACCTTCGAACCGGTCGCCCGCACGCTGGTCGACACCTTCTACACCACCCTCGACGATCCACGGCACAGCGTGCTCGTGCCGCACCTCGAGTCGATCGAGCCCGAGCTTCGCGGAATCGCCTACGAAGGCGCGGGGATGGGCCTGATGCTGCTGGATAGCCTGTTCCCGTTCAAGAAGCGGTTGCCGGCTTTCATCCACGGCCCGGGCGCGCCGTACCGGTGCCTGATCTACATCGGCGCGGGGCTCGTGCTGCCGCGAGTACCGATCAGCCCGAAGCGGTTCCTCGCGCAGCAGGACCCGCTGCTGCGCTGGCTGGTCATGGACGGGTACGGCTTCTACCAGAGCTTCTTCGCCTGGCAGGAGACCGTCGAGAAGCACCAGGTGCCGAGGTCGGTCCGGGGATACGCCAAGCGCGGCTTCGATCAAGGCCTGGGCCGCAGCCTGTGGTTCTCGACCGGTGCGAACGTCGAGCGGATCATTGCCACGATCAACGGATTCCCGGCCGATCGGCAGGGAGACATCTGGAGTGGGATCGGCCTGGCCTGCGCGTACGCCGCCGGTGTGATGGACCGCGCTGCTGTGGCGACCCTCTTCGAGGCCGCCGGCCGGCACCGGTCCAGCGTCGCCGTCGGTAGCGCGATCGCGTCGATCTTCCGCGAGCAGTCCGGGCTGGCGGCCCCGCACACCGGTCTCGCCTGCGACGTCATCTGGGGGAAGGACGCCAACGCGGTCGCGGCGATCGCCCATCGGGCCGGCCTCGGTCTCGGGCACGACGGCCCGGATCCGGCGTACGAGCTCTGGCGTCAGCAGATCGGCAACGCCTGGAGCTGCACGCCGGTCGTCGAGCCCACGGTGACGGAGATCGGAGCATGA